The following proteins come from a genomic window of Salvia hispanica cultivar TCC Black 2014 chromosome 4, UniMelb_Shisp_WGS_1.0, whole genome shotgun sequence:
- the LOC125224514 gene encoding early nodulin-like protein 3, with protein sequence MAFPKSNLFHTVIVFFLSIQFKVLCSTYQVGGLAAWGIPSSSNPKVYTNWATKYDGLNIGDSLFFLYPPSQDSVIQVTKESYERCNLKDPILYMNNGNSLFNITEVGNFYFTSGRCAKSQKLHIFVSGNGSFVEDDDPASAPSYPTVFGAIPVQAASASPSLQIPAFMASVLLAALALVMY encoded by the exons ATGGCCtttccaaaatcaaatctttttcACACCGTAATTGTATTCTTCCTCTCAATCCAATTCAAAGTATTGTGCAGCACTTACCAAGTTGGAGGCTTAGCTGCTTGGGGCATTCCATCCTCTTCCAACCCAAAAGTCTACACAAATTGGGCCACCAAATACGATGGCCTCAACATAGGAGATTCTCTAT TTTTCTTGTACCCTCCAAGCCAAGATTCAGTGATCCAGGTGACAAAGGAATCCTACGAGAGGTGCAACCTCAAAGATCCGATCTTGTACATGAACAATGGCAACTCCCTTTTCAACATCACAGAAGTGGGCAATTTCTACTTCACCAGCGGCCGATGTGCCAAATCTCAGAAGCTTCACATTTTCGTTTCTGGGAATGGATCCTTCGTTGAAGACGACGACCCGGCTTCTGCGCCCTCCTATCCCACGGTTTTCGGCGCCATTCCGGTCCAGGCCGCCTCTGCATCGCCGTCGCTTCAGATCCCGGCTTTCATGGCTTCAGTTTTGTTGGCTGCCCTTGCGCTTGTTATGTATTGA
- the LOC125185527 gene encoding 2-keto-3-deoxy-L-rhamnonate aldolase-like — MASSSLSSSSLSTLRKSLANSTPNSNFPSISLPNSQQKTLPQTLTTNRKHQHLTHSSTNSTAVPAVSPPRSLKSRLKNGETLYGIFLLTFSPTLAEIAGLAGYDFAVVDMEHGHGGISDALPCLHALAATNTAAVLRIPESTAAWAKKALDLGPQGIMFPMIDSPKSARKAVSYCRFPPNGVRGSAHTIVRASDYGIDEGYLSNFEEELLVMCQVESEEGVKKIDEIAAVEGVDCVQMGPLDLSASMGYLWDPGHKKVKEALRGAEKAVLKGKAAYLSGFVMPHDPATELRRRGYHMVSGAADVGLFRSAAVEDVRRFKASLVDDDDAGKESVVVAEEKYWSE, encoded by the coding sequence ATGGCGtcttcctctctctcctcATCCTCACTCTCCACTCTCCGAAAATCCCTCGCTAATTCCACCCCCAATTCCAACTTTCCTTCAATTTCACTCCCAAATTCTCAGCAAAAAACCCTACCACAAACCCTAACCACTAATCGCAAACACCAACACCTGACGCACTCCTCCACCAACTCCACCGCCGTCCCCGCCGTATCTCCCCCGCGATCCCTCAAATCCCGCCTCAAGAACGGCGAGACTCTGTATGGCATCTTCCTCCTCACCTTCTCCCCTACTCTCGCCGAAATCGCAGGTCTCGCCGGCTACGACTTCGCCGTGGTGGACATGGAGCACGGCCACGGCGGAATCTCCGACGCCCTCCCCTGCCTCCACGCCCTCGCCGCCACCAACACCGCCGCCGTGCTCCGCATCCCGGAATCCACCGCCGCGTGGGCGAAAAAAGCCCTAGATCTAGGCCCGCAGGGCATCATGTTCCCGATGATCGACAGCCCGAAATCGGCCCGGAAGGCCGTGTCGTACTGCCGGTTCCCGCCCAACGGCGTGCGCGGGTCGGCGCACACGATCGTGCGGGCGTCGGACTACGGGATCGACGAGGGGTATTTGAGTAATTTCGAGGAGGAGCTGCTGGTGATGTGCCAGGTGGAGTCGGAGGAGGGGGTGAAGAAGATCGACGAGATCGCGGCGGTGGAGGGAGTGGACTGCGTGCAGATGGGGCCGCTGGACTTGAGCGCCAGCATGGGGTACCTGTGGGACCCGGGGCACAAGAAGGTGAAGGAGGCGCTGCGAGGGGCGGAGAAGGCGGTGCTCAAGGGGAAAGCGGCGTATCTGTCCGGGTTCGTGATGCCGCACGATCCGGCGACGGAGCTGCGGCGGAGGGGGTACCATATGGTGTCGGGGGCGGCGGACGTGGGGCTGTTCAGGAGTGCGGCGGTGGAGGATGTGAGGAGGTTTAAGGCCAGCTTGgtggatgatgatgatgctgGCAAGGAGAGTGTTGTAGTTGCTGAGGAAAAGTACTGGAGTGAGTGA